CCGAGTATGTCATCGGAAACGCCTTTTATCTTGAACAGCTCGGATCGCTCCTCGAGGGAAAAACGGTGATCAGGAGCTCGATGGGAAAGGAGGTCGATCGTGCACGCCGGTGCATCGACCTCGCCCGTGAGCATCGGGTCGCCATGGTGAGCGGCGGCGATCCCGGCGTCTACGGGATGGCCGGGATCGTCCTTGAAGTGCTGGAGCGCTCGGGCGATGCGGTGGAGGTCGAGGTGGTCCCCGGCGTCACCGCCGCCTGTGCCGGGGCTTCACTGCTCGGGTCGCCGCTCACCGGCGACCACGTGACCCTCTCCCTCTCTGACCTGCTCACGCCCTGGGAGGAGATCGAGCACCGCCTCGACTGCGCCTTCGCGATGGGCGTGCCGGTGGCGCTGTACAACCCGAAGAGCCGCGGCAGACCTGAGAACCTCTCCCGCGCCCTCGCGATCGCCCTCCGCCACGCTGCGCCAGAGACCCCGGTCGGGCTCGTGCGGAACGCCTGCCGGGAGGGAGAGGCGACGTCGGTCACCACCCTGGGCGCCCTCGCCGCCGACACCTCGGCGGTCGATATGCACACGGTGGTCTTTGTCGGCGGAAAAGAGACGTTCCCGACGAAAAACGGCGGAATGCTTACGCCGAGAGGATACAGGAGGAAATATGTATATTGATCCCGGCGCCGACACCCCGGAGGGGTATCAGATCTCGCGGACGAGCCGCGCCCTTGCCAGGCAGGTGATCGGCGATAGGACGGTCGAAGACCGGATCAGGCAGCGGTGCGCGATCGCCGTCGGCGACTTCGTGATGGCCGATCTGGTCAGGTTCAGGGGCGACGCCGTCGCCGCCGGGCTTGAGGCCCTCGAGCGGGGGGCGCCGATCGTCACCGACATCCATATGGTGCAGATGGGGATCAGGAAAAACGAGCACACCTC
Above is a window of Methanofollis tationis DNA encoding:
- the cobJ gene encoding precorrin-3B C(17)-methyltransferase, with amino-acid sequence MLPLQSDDKSGKLFIVGTGPGGAAWMTGRAAEAIREAEYVIGNAFYLEQLGSLLEGKTVIRSSMGKEVDRARRCIDLAREHRVAMVSGGDPGVYGMAGIVLEVLERSGDAVEVEVVPGVTAACAGASLLGSPLTGDHVTLSLSDLLTPWEEIEHRLDCAFAMGVPVALYNPKSRGRPENLSRALAIALRHAAPETPVGLVRNACREGEATSVTTLGALAADTSAVDMHTVVFVGGKETFPTKNGGMLTPRGYRRKYVY